In Candidatus Planktophila sp., one genomic interval encodes:
- a CDS encoding DUF885 domain-containing protein: MTYRSEIFEISDVFIDEAAALSPMDCTYLGNGVNQDKLDDFSIAGAEAIANLTRQTLKKLAAMQPIDEIDRIAKTVMTERLESQLALHDSQEGFVLWNVLTSPPSNIRSIFELMPKNNAKDFENIASRLRAVETAHAQWIETIAAVAKAGKTTAQRQVRGVIEQLESYANGGYSQMCTKIDPDNKYPDLLVAAKSAEESSAQTAKYLKTEYMKIANPEDAVGAERYSVWARFFTGAQLDLRATYEWGVADLKAINDRMWVLAEQIKPGAKTLREVADVLDHDPKYVIKGKENVIKYLQDFTDAAIARMDGEFFEIDERIKICEARLAPEGSASAPYYNPPSEDLSRPGTTWIPMLGKDHVSNWHLVSTWYHEAVPGHHLQVATVTIEKDRLTRFQRTAAWISGYGEGWALYAERFMNELGAFDEPGIEMGYLSAQALRAARIVVDIGMHLGYTDFDGNIWNAESSRKLLNEQALLDEDHSRSETDRYLGWPGQAISYKVGERVWMAAREDAKLRLGANFNMKKFHTYALKIGPMGLDPFAAEMANWDGN, encoded by the coding sequence ATGACATATCGATCAGAGATTTTCGAAATTAGTGATGTTTTCATTGATGAGGCTGCGGCCCTGAGTCCAATGGATTGCACTTATTTAGGTAATGGTGTGAATCAAGACAAACTAGATGATTTCTCAATCGCAGGTGCCGAAGCCATCGCGAATTTAACTCGACAAACGCTTAAAAAATTGGCGGCGATGCAACCAATCGATGAAATTGATCGCATCGCTAAAACGGTGATGACTGAACGTTTGGAATCTCAACTCGCCCTGCATGATAGCCAAGAGGGATTTGTACTTTGGAATGTTCTGACTTCGCCACCATCCAATATTCGCTCAATCTTTGAGTTAATGCCAAAAAATAACGCGAAGGATTTTGAAAATATCGCTAGCCGTTTGCGTGCAGTTGAAACTGCACATGCACAATGGATTGAAACTATTGCTGCTGTTGCAAAAGCCGGTAAAACTACAGCTCAACGCCAAGTGCGGGGCGTCATCGAACAGTTGGAAAGCTATGCCAATGGTGGCTATAGCCAGATGTGTACAAAAATTGATCCTGACAATAAATACCCAGACTTACTTGTCGCAGCTAAATCGGCGGAGGAATCATCGGCGCAGACTGCGAAGTATTTGAAAACTGAGTACATGAAAATTGCAAATCCAGAGGATGCCGTCGGTGCCGAGCGTTACTCGGTTTGGGCACGCTTTTTCACTGGCGCCCAATTAGATTTGCGAGCTACATATGAGTGGGGAGTTGCAGATTTAAAGGCGATTAACGATCGCATGTGGGTTCTGGCCGAGCAGATTAAGCCTGGTGCAAAAACGTTGCGCGAGGTTGCCGATGTTTTAGACCACGATCCAAAATACGTCATTAAAGGCAAAGAAAACGTTATTAAGTACCTGCAGGATTTTACTGATGCAGCTATAGCTCGCATGGATGGCGAGTTCTTTGAAATCGATGAGCGCATAAAGATTTGCGAAGCCAGATTAGCCCCAGAAGGCAGCGCATCAGCGCCTTACTACAACCCTCCATCGGAGGATTTGTCGCGCCCCGGTACTACGTGGATCCCAATGCTTGGCAAAGATCACGTGAGTAACTGGCACTTAGTGTCAACGTGGTATCACGAAGCTGTACCTGGACATCACTTACAAGTTGCAACAGTGACAATCGAAAAAGATCGCCTTACGCGATTCCAACGCACCGCGGCATGGATTAGTGGTTATGGCGAAGGTTGGGCTTTGTATGCCGAACGTTTCATGAATGAACTCGGTGCATTTGATGAACCGGGAATTGAAATGGGTTATTTATCTGCACAGGCTTTACGCGCCGCACGGATCGTCGTCGACATTGGCATGCACCTTGGTTATACCGATTTTGATGGCAATATCTGGAACGCCGAATCCTCACGAAAACTCCTTAACGAACAGGCTTTACTCGATGAGGACCATTCTCGAAGTGAGACCGATCGTTATCTCGGGTGGCCAGGACAAGCGATTTCATACAAAGTTGGAGAACGCGTCTGGATGGCCGCTCGCGAAGATGCAAAGCTCCGCCTTGGTGCTAACTTCAATATGAAAAAATTCCATACATATGCATTGAAGATTGGTCCTATGGGATTAGATCCATTTGCTGCCGAGATGGCTAATTGGGACGGAAACTAA
- a CDS encoding aminotransferase class I/II-fold pyridoxal phosphate-dependent enzyme has translation MSNANDWAFETLQIHAGQTPDPTTGSRSLPIYQTTAYQFRDTQHAANLFGIAEAGNVYTRINNPTQDAVEQRIAALEGGVASLLVASGMAATAFAIMNVAQAGDHVVSSSNVYGGTFNLFNYTLPKYGIETTFINDIGNMDAWRQAVKPNTKAFFGEGISNPLGSILDIEAIGKIAHEVGVPWIVDNTIATPYVTKPIEYGADIVTHSATKFLSGHGNAMVGAIVDSGNFDFAKDPEKFPGFNQPDASYNNLIYAQTLGVNGTFGANIAFIVKARLQLLRDIGASVSPFNAWLLAHGLETLNLRMDRHLRNALELAQWLEKQPQVAHVSYAGLTSSAWHTLAKKYAPKGAGAVFSFELKGGAPSGRKFVESLKLFSHVANIGDVRSLIIHPASTTHSQLSPDEQIKAGITPGMVRVSIGLENIEDIKNDIKLGFAAA, from the coding sequence ATGAGCAACGCAAATGATTGGGCCTTTGAGACCCTGCAAATTCATGCTGGTCAAACGCCAGATCCGACAACAGGTTCGCGCTCGCTTCCAATTTACCAAACGACGGCCTATCAGTTTCGCGATACACAACATGCAGCAAATCTTTTTGGCATTGCCGAGGCTGGGAATGTTTACACACGCATTAACAATCCAACTCAAGATGCTGTTGAACAGCGCATAGCGGCCCTCGAAGGTGGTGTCGCTTCATTATTAGTTGCATCTGGAATGGCCGCAACAGCATTTGCGATTATGAACGTTGCCCAAGCTGGCGATCACGTTGTATCTAGCTCTAATGTATATGGAGGCACATTTAATCTATTTAATTACACGCTTCCTAAATACGGTATCGAAACCACTTTCATCAACGACATTGGAAATATGGATGCTTGGCGTCAGGCCGTTAAACCAAATACAAAGGCGTTTTTTGGTGAAGGAATCTCAAACCCGCTTGGCTCCATATTAGATATTGAAGCGATCGGTAAAATTGCTCACGAGGTAGGCGTTCCTTGGATAGTTGATAACACGATTGCAACTCCATATGTAACTAAGCCAATTGAATACGGCGCCGATATCGTCACACACTCTGCAACAAAGTTTTTATCTGGCCACGGCAATGCAATGGTTGGTGCGATTGTTGATTCAGGAAACTTTGATTTCGCTAAGGATCCAGAAAAATTCCCCGGCTTTAATCAACCCGATGCAAGTTACAACAACTTGATTTACGCGCAAACTCTCGGCGTTAACGGCACATTTGGTGCAAACATTGCCTTTATCGTCAAAGCCCGTTTGCAACTGCTTCGCGATATTGGTGCATCGGTCTCACCATTTAATGCCTGGCTATTGGCACATGGCTTAGAGACGCTTAATTTGCGCATGGATCGCCACCTGCGCAACGCACTGGAATTAGCCCAATGGTTAGAAAAACAACCCCAAGTCGCACACGTGAGTTATGCAGGACTTACTTCATCTGCCTGGCACACCCTTGCGAAAAAATATGCTCCTAAAGGTGCTGGCGCAGTCTTTTCTTTTGAGTTAAAAGGCGGTGCACCCTCGGGTCGGAAATTTGTTGAAAGTTTAAAGCTCTTTAGCCACGTTGCCAATATCGGTGATGTTCGCTCACTCATTATTCATCCAGCATCAACGACGCATTCGCAGTTAAGCCCAGATGAACAGATTAAGGCGGGAATCACGCCAGGTATGGTGCGTGTGAGTATTGGACTAGAGAACATTGAAGATATTAAAAACGATATTAAACTGGGCTTTGCCGCAGCTTAA
- a CDS encoding GAF domain-containing protein, producing the protein MLIGGSFIGQETFVARSKGFLPANSPTPWFLTKGLITTSNSMLPHFWSVGAVLVRKAEKLLIKALSKLLVRLGLTSDERYLLQVDIEALANLIRVRYGAIGILNESDESGKTFKYFIHTGITPEIVKSIGILPMGRGLLGAVILENAGIRIEDMSKDPRSTGFPPGYPPMKSLLAVPIFYEGHMYGRIYLSEKLNGLPFNEDDEVLVQNFSNSLAKTLDESIRSRLSAHV; encoded by the coding sequence ATGTTGATAGGTGGTTCGTTCATTGGGCAAGAAACATTTGTCGCGCGCAGCAAAGGTTTCTTGCCTGCAAATTCACCCACGCCTTGGTTCTTAACTAAAGGTCTCATAACAACTTCTAATTCAATGTTGCCCCACTTTTGGTCAGTTGGCGCAGTTTTAGTTAGGAAGGCAGAAAAACTCTTGATTAAGGCTCTTTCAAAATTACTCGTCAGATTGGGACTCACTTCAGACGAAAGATATTTGCTGCAAGTTGACATTGAGGCACTCGCCAATCTGATACGAGTTCGCTATGGTGCTATCGGGATTCTCAATGAATCAGATGAATCAGGAAAAACGTTCAAGTATTTCATCCACACTGGCATCACTCCGGAAATAGTTAAATCAATCGGGATACTGCCAATGGGACGGGGTCTGCTCGGAGCAGTGATTCTTGAGAATGCCGGCATACGCATTGAAGATATGTCTAAAGATCCACGGAGTACTGGATTCCCGCCCGGCTACCCTCCCATGAAATCACTGCTCGCTGTGCCAATTTTCTATGAGGGTCATATGTATGGACGCATTTACTTAAGTGAAAAATTAAATGGCCTGCCTTTTAACGAGGATGATGAGGTGCTGGTTCAGAATTTTTCCAATTCGTTAGCGAAAACTTTGGATGAAAGCATTAGATCAAGATTAAGCGCTCATGTGTAG
- a CDS encoding helix-turn-helix domain-containing protein, with protein MDFGTRLRNLRGVAGLTQAELADGISAASYISLLEAGKRKPKQELVGQLASRLGVSVAELIIDQADQEVDWSLNVAQVALSSGNLDDAENYARLIIESSRDDNGARLTASVVLLQVRVRQGEVEGVLDELERLFDDHPKAAPDLRVRIGNEIVRVCFRSGNFGMGAQRGEEMLREFATAWPETEVVELLCLVARCHFHRGDTQRASELVARALELAEACKSPKAMVQSQWQASMLAESRGDLALSLNHITNALHWSKLAELNNVVPVLNNNAARILLELPNPDLVRVHNLAEAAYLDLAAQNNPVPAAYACLTLSEVELLRGNPSTALMFVRKGLTELPEDVPGPRARLLCLEAKVLFKLGMVEESQIQLERALQHAVDMEPSKEVAIYWGEVARVFVEMGLQERAINAYEQALSAAAVASQAESNTVLGSKV; from the coding sequence ATGGATTTTGGCACTAGGTTAAGAAATCTGCGCGGGGTGGCTGGTCTAACCCAGGCCGAGTTAGCCGATGGTATTTCGGCGGCCAGTTATATTTCACTCTTGGAAGCTGGAAAGAGAAAGCCAAAGCAGGAATTGGTCGGCCAGCTTGCTTCTCGGTTGGGTGTCTCGGTCGCGGAGTTAATCATTGATCAGGCAGATCAAGAGGTTGACTGGAGCTTAAATGTGGCTCAAGTAGCCCTGAGTTCTGGCAATCTAGATGATGCCGAAAATTACGCCAGACTAATTATTGAATCGAGTAGAGACGATAATGGCGCCAGACTGACTGCCTCGGTGGTGCTCCTCCAGGTACGGGTTCGGCAAGGTGAAGTTGAAGGCGTTCTGGATGAACTTGAACGCCTCTTTGATGATCATCCCAAAGCGGCGCCGGATCTCCGCGTCCGTATCGGAAATGAAATTGTCAGAGTCTGTTTTCGATCTGGGAATTTCGGGATGGGGGCCCAGAGAGGTGAGGAAATGTTACGGGAGTTTGCAACCGCCTGGCCTGAAACAGAGGTCGTTGAGCTGCTCTGCCTTGTAGCAAGGTGTCATTTTCACCGCGGAGACACTCAGCGAGCATCCGAATTAGTTGCACGCGCATTGGAGCTGGCCGAGGCGTGTAAATCTCCGAAAGCGATGGTTCAGTCACAGTGGCAAGCATCCATGCTGGCCGAGAGCCGTGGCGACCTCGCTCTTTCCCTTAACCACATCACAAATGCGTTGCATTGGTCCAAGTTGGCCGAACTCAATAATGTTGTGCCCGTATTGAATAATAACGCTGCAAGGATTTTACTAGAACTGCCTAATCCGGATTTGGTTCGGGTTCACAATCTCGCCGAAGCTGCCTACCTTGATTTAGCCGCACAGAACAATCCTGTCCCTGCAGCCTATGCCTGTCTCACTCTTTCTGAGGTTGAACTACTCCGAGGCAATCCCTCCACTGCCTTGATGTTTGTTCGAAAAGGCTTAACTGAGTTACCAGAAGATGTTCCTGGTCCAAGGGCTAGGTTGCTCTGCCTTGAGGCGAAGGTCCTCTTTAAGTTAGGCATGGTTGAAGAGTCGCAAATTCAATTAGAACGCGCACTACAACATGCAGTTGATATGGAACCTTCGAAGGAAGTGGCCATATATTGGGGAGAAGTTGCCAGGGTTTTTGTGGAGATGGGTTTACAGGAGCGGGCAATTAACGCTTACGAGCAAGCTCTCTCTGCTGCCGCAGTAGCCTCCCAGGCAGAATCGAACACAGTTTTGGGATCTAAAGTCTGA
- a CDS encoding response regulator transcription factor — MKTEEPANLIDSDGSPIRVLVVDDHPIFRFGVCERIKAMGGRVILVGEASDGIEAQSSTAALRPNVILLDLNMPGISGIETTRNIKADFPETHIIILSSDDKMEDIKLALKAGASGYLLKSVAAPELQEAIFKVVQGIPILSLAVTRDMLTALSQPPVTASVLSRREIEILKMASIGASDKDIAKALSISKRDVESDIRTISQKLGTSSRTEAITQAIRNKIIKSPKNY, encoded by the coding sequence ATGAAAACGGAAGAGCCGGCAAATCTAATAGATTCAGATGGGTCGCCTATCCGCGTCCTTGTTGTGGATGATCACCCAATTTTTAGGTTCGGTGTCTGCGAGCGGATCAAGGCAATGGGCGGGCGCGTCATACTGGTCGGTGAGGCCAGTGATGGAATTGAGGCCCAATCATCGACTGCTGCTCTGCGGCCTAATGTAATTTTGCTAGATCTGAATATGCCAGGAATATCTGGAATTGAGACCACTAGAAATATCAAGGCGGATTTTCCTGAGACCCACATTATTATCCTCTCCTCTGATGACAAAATGGAGGATATTAAATTAGCGCTCAAGGCAGGAGCTAGCGGATATTTGCTCAAATCCGTCGCCGCGCCTGAACTGCAAGAGGCTATCTTCAAGGTCGTCCAGGGCATTCCAATTCTCTCTTTAGCGGTGACCCGGGATATGTTAACTGCCTTGAGCCAACCCCCTGTTACTGCCAGCGTTCTTTCTAGGCGCGAGATAGAAATTCTCAAAATGGCCTCCATCGGCGCGAGCGACAAAGATATCGCTAAGGCGCTCTCTATTAGTAAGCGCGACGTGGAGTCAGATATACGCACAATCTCCCAAAAGTTGGGAACCTCATCGCGCACCGAAGCAATCACTCAAGCTATTCGAAATAAAATAATTAAAAGCCCTAAAAATTATTGA
- a CDS encoding response regulator has translation MIRFKRAQLILAILTVVMLVVMTLSMLSTSRVPAKINKIFSEAGASSSSIIFAQREALGYVAIAKRWLRGNVSKREVEDARVLLAKRLNTFNNLSGTSVSNLVSPSSFQALKTADVVIQKSPNGFLPLQLQVTTHAAITPSLKNITGIATELFISFQKEMEVQFKLATSGRQKTLTRNLLIVYLFLLMLLILIIWVGVTFSAGYKSIKDSIKTQMDDLSLNTEELERTQVVVTELRNLDNERNEFNSNLTKLAVMLQGQRDRVIVSKTVLSELASLLNFQHGVFYVMNESISGELRLKMLSSYAYKERKNIPKVWKMGEGLIGQCAIEKKRILLTNVPDDYIQITSGLGQAKPLNILVLPIIFEGKVKAVIELAAFTQFSSTQVAFLDQLAESIGTVLNTIEASTRTEELLKESQTLTEELQLQKEELRQTNDELAGQAQMLEEQKMEVETKNLEVGQAKAAIEEKASQLELTSRYKSEFLANMSHELRTPLNNLLILSGLLAENKSSHLDLKEMEFATLIHTSGNDLLSLINEVLDLSKIESGTVSLNLSELPFAVVHDQIENVFRHAAESRKLGFEVIVAGDLPPAIITDEMRLLQVIKNLLSNAFKFTEKGQVSLRVNRATSGWSTDNQNLNKADEVFAFTVEDTGIGISADQQFMIFEAFQQGDGGTARKYGGTGLGLSISREIARLMGGELKLLRSATQQGSTFVLYVPQKSLNTDAPTPILESGRTLLSEQHSKPVNADSAVNLDASERALRALHESEAADDRATIKDGDRVLLIIEDDPIFAKIILDLAREKGFKGIVAMRGIQALELVRSYRPDAITLDIHLPDLDGWTILDILKRDHDLRHIPVNIISMENDPLPGLSQGALQHLTKPVSRDQLAAAMDAMYAFLDRPMKNLLLVAADKGEDKQITDLLGDGDITIHHAAGGKSGLVAMSKKSFDCVVVGTKLSDMSGTDFIAALRQDKLLIGIPVVIFISVPLTDSDQATLRKLASSSVIKSAESLEHLLDQTALFLHRVVSRLPEEKRKLLLQLQEAANNLDGKKVLIVDDDARNIFALTAALERRGVVVLSAENGATAIDLLKRVPDMDLVLMDIMMPDMDGYETMHEIRKLGKFKKLPIIALTANAMVGDREKCLEAGASDYLSKPVNIVQLSSLMQVWLSK, from the coding sequence ATGATCCGCTTCAAGCGCGCGCAGCTAATTCTTGCGATACTAACTGTGGTCATGCTAGTAGTGATGACACTTTCTATGCTTTCCACGTCTCGCGTACCAGCAAAAATTAATAAGATTTTTTCCGAGGCCGGCGCTTCTTCGTCATCAATCATTTTTGCTCAGCGAGAGGCGCTCGGGTATGTAGCAATAGCCAAACGATGGTTGAGGGGCAATGTATCCAAAAGAGAGGTAGAGGACGCCCGAGTTTTGCTCGCCAAACGCTTGAATACCTTTAATAATTTAAGCGGCACATCCGTTAGCAACCTAGTGAGTCCATCATCTTTCCAAGCTTTAAAGACCGCAGATGTCGTGATTCAAAAATCGCCCAATGGGTTTCTTCCCCTCCAATTGCAGGTGACCACCCATGCTGCAATCACTCCGAGTTTAAAAAATATCACAGGAATTGCTACAGAATTGTTCATTTCTTTTCAGAAAGAAATGGAAGTGCAGTTTAAATTGGCCACATCAGGGCGCCAAAAAACCCTCACGAGAAACCTATTGATTGTTTATCTCTTTCTTTTGATGCTTTTAATTTTAATTATATGGGTTGGTGTTACTTTTTCAGCGGGATACAAGTCAATCAAAGATTCAATTAAGACTCAAATGGATGATCTTTCGTTAAACACGGAGGAATTGGAGAGAACTCAGGTTGTTGTGACAGAATTGAGAAATTTGGATAATGAGAGAAATGAATTCAATTCAAACTTAACTAAGTTAGCAGTGATGCTACAAGGTCAGCGGGACCGCGTGATTGTATCGAAGACTGTGCTCTCTGAACTTGCATCGCTGCTGAATTTCCAACATGGCGTGTTCTATGTTATGAACGAATCAATAAGCGGTGAACTTCGGCTAAAGATGCTTTCTTCTTACGCCTACAAAGAACGGAAAAACATCCCAAAAGTATGGAAGATGGGCGAGGGCTTAATCGGGCAATGTGCTATTGAGAAAAAGCGCATCCTGCTCACAAACGTGCCTGACGACTACATACAGATCACTTCCGGGCTGGGCCAGGCAAAACCACTGAATATCCTAGTGCTGCCGATTATCTTCGAGGGCAAGGTTAAAGCCGTTATCGAGTTGGCAGCCTTCACGCAATTCTCTTCGACCCAAGTAGCTTTCCTAGATCAACTCGCTGAGTCCATCGGGACAGTGTTGAATACGATTGAAGCCAGTACGCGCACAGAAGAGCTGCTCAAGGAGTCACAGACTCTCACTGAAGAACTTCAGCTCCAGAAGGAAGAACTACGCCAGACTAACGACGAACTAGCAGGTCAAGCACAAATGTTGGAAGAACAGAAAATGGAGGTGGAAACCAAGAACCTTGAGGTTGGGCAGGCTAAGGCAGCGATTGAAGAAAAAGCGTCACAATTGGAGCTTACTTCCAGATATAAATCCGAGTTTCTTGCCAATATGTCGCATGAGTTGCGCACACCACTGAATAATTTGCTCATTCTCTCCGGACTTCTTGCAGAGAACAAGAGCAGCCATCTTGACTTGAAGGAGATGGAATTCGCAACATTAATTCACACCTCGGGCAATGATCTGCTCTCGTTGATCAACGAGGTTCTTGACCTATCCAAGATCGAATCGGGTACGGTCTCTTTGAATCTATCAGAGCTACCTTTTGCTGTGGTGCATGACCAGATTGAGAACGTTTTCCGCCATGCAGCGGAGAGTAGAAAGCTCGGCTTCGAAGTAATTGTTGCAGGTGACTTGCCTCCGGCCATCATCACCGATGAGATGCGGCTGCTGCAAGTGATAAAGAACTTGCTCTCTAACGCCTTCAAATTTACTGAGAAGGGACAGGTGTCGTTGCGCGTGAATCGAGCCACCTCTGGTTGGAGCACAGACAACCAGAATCTTAACAAGGCAGATGAAGTCTTCGCCTTCACCGTCGAGGATACTGGCATCGGCATTTCAGCCGACCAACAGTTCATGATCTTTGAGGCCTTCCAACAGGGCGATGGTGGAACTGCCCGTAAGTATGGTGGTACTGGTTTGGGGCTCTCGATCAGCCGTGAAATTGCTCGGCTAATGGGTGGCGAACTCAAATTGCTGCGAAGTGCAACTCAACAGGGCAGCACCTTCGTGCTTTATGTGCCACAGAAGAGCTTAAATACCGATGCTCCAACGCCGATTCTCGAAAGTGGGCGCACACTACTTAGCGAACAGCATTCCAAACCAGTTAACGCAGACAGTGCGGTGAACTTAGATGCTTCAGAGCGGGCACTGCGGGCGCTACACGAATCGGAAGCGGCGGATGATCGGGCCACGATTAAAGACGGTGATCGCGTTCTGCTAATCATCGAGGACGATCCGATATTCGCAAAAATTATTCTTGATCTGGCACGAGAGAAAGGATTCAAGGGAATTGTTGCGATGCGCGGAATACAGGCGCTGGAACTGGTGCGCAGCTACAGACCCGATGCTATTACCCTTGACATCCATCTCCCAGATTTGGATGGATGGACAATTCTGGACATACTTAAACGAGATCATGACTTGCGCCATATTCCGGTGAATATTATTTCCATGGAAAATGACCCACTGCCTGGCCTCTCGCAGGGCGCCCTCCAGCATCTCACCAAGCCGGTGAGCCGCGATCAACTCGCTGCGGCAATGGATGCAATGTATGCCTTCCTCGATCGGCCAATGAAAAACCTGTTATTAGTGGCTGCCGATAAGGGTGAGGATAAACAAATTACCGACCTGCTCGGTGATGGCGACATCACAATCCACCATGCCGCTGGTGGCAAGTCGGGGCTGGTTGCTATGAGTAAAAAATCCTTTGATTGCGTGGTAGTTGGAACGAAACTCTCTGATATGAGTGGCACCGATTTCATCGCTGCGCTGCGCCAGGATAAATTACTGATAGGCATACCTGTGGTCATATTTATTAGTGTGCCGCTTACCGATTCCGACCAAGCCACGCTGAGAAAACTTGCCAGTTCCAGTGTAATAAAAAGCGCTGAATCACTCGAGCATCTACTTGATCAGACTGCTCTGTTCTTGCACCGCGTGGTATCGCGCCTGCCGGAAGAGAAACGCAAACTGCTCCTGCAACTTCAGGAGGCCGCGAACAATCTCGATGGCAAAAAAGTACTAATCGTGGATGATGATGCGCGCAATATTTTCGCACTCACCGCCGCGTTAGAGCGAAGAGGTGTTGTTGTGTTATCGGCCGAGAATGGTGCTACTGCTATAGATCTCCTGAAGAGAGTACCCGACATGGATTTGGTGCTAATGGACATCATGATGCCCGACATGGACGGGTACGAAACCATGCATGAGATTCGTAAGTTAGGGAAGTTTAAGAAGTTACCAATCATTGCTCTGACCGCCAATGCCATGGTCGGAGATCGGGAAAAATGTCTTGAGGCAGGAGCCTCGGATTACTTAAGTAAGCCAGTCAATATCGTGCAACTCTCCTCATTGATGCAGGTGTGGCTATCGAAATAG
- a CDS encoding protein-glutamate O-methyltransferase CheR, giving the protein MAIEIENIEVLLLTEAIYQRWGYDFRDYAPTSLKRRIRRIVELEKFSSISALQEEILRDSACMQRFLDEVSVNVTSMFRDPGFYRAFRATVVPLLKEQPSLRIWHAGCATGEEVYSMAILLQEEGLLDRTRIYATDLDQAVLEKAKEGIYRLGLMKEYTENYQAGGGKAAFSEYYQAGHGHAVMRKDLSKKIVWARHNLVTDASFNEFHLILCRNVLIYFNTRLQQRAHRLFYKSLTKGGVLVLGRAETMQLTPHESHYRTLNRREKIFQRMI; this is encoded by the coding sequence GTGGCTATCGAAATAGAAAATATCGAAGTTTTGTTATTGACGGAAGCCATATATCAGCGTTGGGGTTATGACTTCCGCGACTATGCTCCTACATCATTGAAGCGGCGCATTCGACGTATAGTTGAGTTGGAAAAGTTCTCATCAATATCTGCCTTGCAAGAAGAGATATTACGCGATTCGGCCTGCATGCAACGCTTTCTTGATGAAGTGAGCGTAAACGTCACCTCAATGTTCCGTGATCCCGGTTTCTATCGGGCATTTCGCGCTACGGTCGTGCCATTGTTGAAAGAGCAACCCTCGCTACGTATCTGGCATGCCGGTTGTGCTACAGGCGAAGAGGTGTATTCCATGGCCATTTTATTACAGGAGGAAGGTTTACTTGATCGCACCCGTATCTATGCCACCGATCTTGATCAAGCGGTTCTTGAAAAAGCCAAGGAGGGCATCTACAGGTTGGGTCTCATGAAGGAATACACCGAGAACTACCAAGCAGGAGGTGGCAAGGCTGCATTTTCCGAGTACTACCAGGCTGGTCATGGTCACGCGGTGATGCGTAAGGATCTCTCGAAGAAGATTGTTTGGGCCCGACACAATCTTGTCACCGATGCCTCATTTAATGAGTTCCACCTGATTCTCTGCCGTAACGTGTTGATTTACTTTAACACCCGTTTGCAGCAGCGCGCCCATCGCCTGTTTTACAAGAGCCTGACAAAAGGTGGAGTATTAGTGTTGGGACGAGCAGAAACCATGCAACTCACGCCGCATGAATCACATTATCGAACTCTGAATCGTCGAGAAAAAATTTTCCAGCGGATGATCTAA
- a CDS encoding chemotaxis protein CheB: protein MALHLVAMGSSLGGLQALNTLLPALPEDFSAALIIVLHRDKEESGDLLPPIDSMCALPVGFPLDKEPILAGHVYVAPPNYHLLIEGDHFAYSIDEPEDYARPSINVLFESAADAYGANVTGIVLTGMMRDGARGLAAIHRHGGAAVVQSPHDAVASSMPLAALAAVPSAQVMTLAEIGKFLANMTD from the coding sequence ATGGCACTTCATTTAGTGGCAATGGGGAGCTCGCTGGGTGGTCTGCAAGCACTAAACACTTTATTGCCTGCGCTACCAGAGGATTTTTCGGCGGCCCTAATTATCGTTCTCCATCGGGACAAGGAGGAAAGCGGTGACTTGTTGCCGCCAATTGATTCTATGTGCGCACTACCTGTTGGGTTTCCATTAGACAAAGAGCCCATTCTGGCCGGTCACGTATATGTTGCCCCACCTAACTACCACTTATTAATCGAAGGTGACCATTTCGCCTACTCAATAGATGAACCAGAAGATTATGCTCGCCCGTCAATTAATGTGCTCTTTGAAAGTGCGGCGGATGCATACGGTGCGAATGTAACTGGCATTGTTCTGACTGGCATGATGCGGGATGGGGCGCGCGGATTGGCGGCAATCCATCGCCATGGTGGAGCGGCCGTGGTGCAGTCCCCACACGATGCCGTTGCATCAAGCATGCCTCTGGCTGCACTGGCGGCGGTGCCCAGTGCGCAAGTGATGAC